Proteins encoded by one window of Martelella endophytica:
- a CDS encoding DNA translocase FtsK encodes MTEIAEARTEQLEIVEERHPDAAESVAPVEKAAKAERSFAFIPDGLAFEMMGLGLIGEADEVAPEPVAEEPRPAAALVAPVPVEPAPAAAPEAPEAPSPVSLYRQVTLRAPEPASAPVPEEPVEDLVEEEDGFDEDDPAEVEFYEAAEDEIDDEDDETPAEPQRRVFVQEPVTDFVFPSIDLLQSQRHDEVSELSQEVLEQSAGLLESILEDFGVKGEIIDVRPGPVVTLYEFEPAPGVKSSRVINLSDDIARSMSALSARVAVIPGRNVIGIELPNEERETVYLRELFESRPYMTTDFRLPLCLGKTIGGEPVVAELAKMPHLLVAGTTGSGKSVAINTMILSLLYHLRPEECRLIMVDPKMLELSVYDGIPHLLTPVVTDPKKAVLALKWAVREMEERYRKMSRLGVRNIDGFNERVAEARASGETIMVSVPTGFDRSTGEQTFEEQELDLSALPYIVVIVDEMADLMMVAGKEIEGTIQRLAQMARAAGIHLIMATQRPSVDVITGTIKANFPTRISFQVTSRIDSRTILGEQGAEYLLGQGDMLHMKGGGRIARVHGPFVSDHEVEKVVAHLKRQGTPTYLGSVTVDEEGESEDDSAVFDATDMGSAGDDGDDLYEKAVRIIQRDKKCSTSYIQRRLSIGYNRAASLVERMELEGLVGPANHVGKREILDTGAAS; translated from the coding sequence ATGACCGAAATAGCCGAAGCCAGAACCGAACAGCTGGAAATCGTGGAAGAGCGTCATCCTGACGCTGCGGAATCGGTCGCCCCCGTCGAGAAGGCGGCAAAGGCCGAACGGTCCTTCGCCTTCATTCCCGATGGGCTGGCTTTCGAAATGATGGGGCTCGGCCTGATCGGCGAAGCCGATGAGGTGGCGCCGGAGCCCGTAGCGGAAGAGCCTCGCCCCGCTGCGGCGCTTGTCGCGCCGGTGCCCGTCGAGCCGGCGCCAGCCGCAGCCCCGGAAGCGCCTGAGGCGCCATCGCCGGTATCGCTTTATCGCCAGGTCACCCTGCGTGCGCCCGAGCCTGCCTCAGCGCCCGTTCCCGAGGAACCGGTGGAGGATCTGGTCGAGGAAGAGGACGGCTTCGACGAGGATGACCCGGCCGAGGTGGAATTTTACGAAGCGGCGGAAGATGAAATCGATGATGAAGACGACGAGACGCCGGCTGAGCCGCAACGCCGCGTCTTCGTGCAGGAGCCGGTAACGGACTTCGTCTTCCCCTCGATCGACCTGCTGCAGTCGCAACGCCACGATGAGGTGAGCGAGCTCAGCCAGGAGGTTCTGGAACAAAGTGCCGGTCTTCTTGAGAGCATTCTCGAAGATTTCGGCGTGAAGGGCGAGATCATCGATGTCCGCCCGGGACCGGTGGTCACGCTTTACGAATTCGAGCCGGCGCCCGGCGTGAAGTCGTCGCGCGTCATCAATCTCTCCGATGATATCGCCCGGTCGATGTCGGCGCTTTCGGCGCGCGTCGCGGTCATCCCCGGTCGCAACGTGATCGGCATCGAGCTGCCGAACGAGGAGCGCGAGACGGTCTATCTGCGCGAGTTGTTCGAAAGCCGGCCCTACATGACAACCGATTTCCGGCTGCCGCTCTGCCTCGGCAAGACGATCGGCGGTGAGCCCGTCGTCGCCGAACTGGCCAAGATGCCGCATCTTCTGGTGGCTGGCACCACGGGGTCGGGCAAATCGGTGGCGATCAACACCATGATCCTGTCCTTGCTCTATCATCTGCGGCCGGAAGAATGCCGGTTGATCATGGTCGACCCGAAAATGCTGGAGCTCTCCGTCTATGACGGCATTCCGCATCTGCTGACGCCGGTCGTGACCGACCCGAAGAAGGCCGTGCTGGCGCTGAAATGGGCCGTGCGCGAAATGGAGGAGCGCTATCGCAAGATGTCGCGCCTCGGCGTGCGCAACATCGACGGCTTCAACGAGCGCGTCGCCGAGGCGCGGGCCTCCGGCGAGACGATCATGGTCAGCGTGCCGACCGGCTTCGACCGCAGCACGGGCGAACAGACCTTCGAGGAGCAGGAGCTCGATCTTTCGGCGCTGCCCTATATCGTCGTCATCGTTGACGAGATGGCGGACCTGATGATGGTTGCCGGCAAGGAGATCGAAGGCACGATCCAGCGGCTGGCGCAGATGGCCCGCGCTGCCGGCATCCACCTGATCATGGCCACCCAGCGTCCCTCCGTCGATGTCATCACCGGCACGATCAAGGCGAACTTCCCGACGCGGATTTCCTTCCAGGTAACCTCGCGGATCGACAGCCGCACCATCCTCGGCGAGCAGGGGGCCGAATATCTCCTCGGTCAGGGTGACATGCTGCACATGAAAGGCGGCGGGCGGATCGCGCGCGTCCATGGCCCCTTCGTTTCGGACCACGAGGTTGAAAAGGTCGTCGCTCATCTGAAGCGCCAGGGTACGCCAACCTATCTCGGCAGCGTCACCGTTGACGAAGAAGGCGAGAGCGAGGACGACAGCGCCGTGTTCGATGCAACGGACATGGGGTCGGCGGGGGACGATGGCGACGATCTCTACGAAAAGGCCGTACGCATCATCCAGCGTGACAAGAAGTGCTCGACATCCTATATCCAGCGTCGTCTGTCGATCGGCTATAACCGGGCCGCCTCTCTGGTGGAGCGAATGGAGCTGGAAGGACTTGTCGGACCCGCCAATCACGTCGGCAAACGCGAAATTCTAGACACCGGCGCCGCGAGCTGA
- a CDS encoding protein-L-isoaspartate O-methyltransferase family protein: MMNFETARIKMVENQIRTTDVTSHPVISAFLSVPREAFLPPEMKALAYIDEDIPVKAATPESPARYMMEPSPLAKLVQLMDVDKEDVVLVVGAGEGYASAILSLLAGSVVAVESDADLAEAASQNFLELGYDNAAVVTGPLEEGCPSEAPYDVIFINGAVEYVPEAILEQLREGGRLVCVEGFGHAARAKVFRREDDIFSDTAFFNAAVKPLPGFVRPKEFVF; encoded by the coding sequence ATGATGAATTTCGAAACGGCGCGTATCAAGATGGTGGAAAACCAGATACGCACCACGGATGTCACATCGCACCCCGTGATTTCTGCATTCCTTTCTGTTCCGCGCGAAGCCTTTCTTCCGCCTGAAATGAAGGCGCTTGCCTATATCGACGAAGACATCCCGGTGAAGGCCGCAACGCCCGAAAGCCCGGCCCGCTACATGATGGAACCGTCGCCGCTCGCGAAGCTGGTGCAGCTGATGGATGTCGACAAGGAAGACGTGGTCCTGGTGGTCGGCGCGGGCGAGGGCTATGCGTCGGCGATTCTGTCGCTGCTTGCCGGCTCGGTGGTCGCTGTCGAAAGCGACGCGGACCTCGCCGAAGCAGCAAGCCAGAATTTCCTCGAACTCGGTTATGACAATGCCGCCGTGGTCACGGGACCGCTGGAGGAGGGCTGTCCCTCCGAGGCGCCTTACGACGTCATCTTCATCAACGGCGCCGTCGAATATGTACCCGAGGCCATTCTGGAGCAGCTTCGCGAAGGTGGGCGACTTGTCTGCGTCGAAGGTTTCGGCCACGCCGCCCGGGCAAAGGTCTTCCGTCGCGAGGACGACATTTTCTCCGATACCGCCTTCTTCAACGCCGCCGTCAAGCCTCTTCCGGGGTTCGTCCGCCCGAAGGAATTCGTCTTCTAG
- a CDS encoding PopZ family protein: MAQPKMQQEPTMEEILASIRRIIDSGEEQGAERGTRGSRYEEPAAELPEAEADEWQTPANRDPVVVSRTYSGEVDMPAAPEAEEPAVADQPEMRETSQAVYPGSLSEVAAQVRAASASEPEAEEVPSADDDALLSSDTERRIGDALRELSAALEQEGARSMEEIVAEELRPLLREWLEEHMPSIVETMVAKEIERMRKR, translated from the coding sequence ATGGCGCAGCCGAAGATGCAGCAGGAACCCACCATGGAGGAGATCCTCGCTTCGATCCGCCGGATTATCGACAGCGGTGAAGAGCAGGGAGCCGAACGCGGGACGCGCGGTTCGCGTTATGAAGAACCCGCCGCCGAGCTTCCCGAAGCGGAAGCTGACGAGTGGCAGACGCCTGCAAATCGTGATCCCGTTGTGGTCTCGCGGACCTATTCCGGCGAAGTGGATATGCCTGCAGCGCCTGAGGCCGAGGAGCCTGCGGTTGCCGATCAGCCGGAGATGCGCGAGACGTCGCAGGCGGTCTATCCGGGCTCGCTCAGCGAAGTCGCCGCCCAGGTGCGCGCGGCCTCCGCCTCCGAGCCGGAAGCCGAGGAAGTTCCGTCCGCCGACGATGACGCCCTTCTTTCTTCGGATACCGAACGGCGTATCGGCGATGCCCTTCGTGAGCTCTCCGCGGCGCTGGAACAGGAGGGCGCGCGCAGCATGGAGGAAATCGTCGCGGAAGAGCTGCGTCCGTTGCTGCGGGAATGGCTTGAGGAGCACATGCCGTCCATCGTCGAAACGATGGTGGCGAAGGAAATCGAAAGAATGCGCAAGCGCTGA
- a CDS encoding valine--tRNA ligase → MLDKTYDARSVEPKIAERWEKADAFRAGANARPGAESFSIVIPPPNVTGSLHMGHALNNTLQDIMIRFERMRGKDTLWQPGMDHAGIATQMVVERQLMERQLPGRREMGREAFIDKVWEWKEESGGQILNQLKRLGASCDWSRERFTMDEGLSEAVREVFVSLYKHGLIYRGKRLVNWDPAFETAISDLEVENREVDGHMWHFKYPLAGGETYTYVEKDEDGNVILEEERNYISIATTRPETMLGDGAVAVHPTDERYAPIVGKFCEIPVGPKEHRRLIPIITDEYPDKDFGSGAVKITGAHDFNDYQVARRNHIPLYRLMDTKAAMREDGEPYAFCAEQAMKIAKSGELPSEAEVDDINLVPDEYRGLDRMAARKRIIEAINAEGLAVTVKDGEGNDVPFVENKKIMQPFGDRSNVVIEPMLTDQWFADAKTLAEPAIASVKEGRTKFVPKNWEKTYFDWMENIEPWCISRQLWWGHQIPAWYGPDGQVFVEKTEEEALDAAIQHYISHEGPWKAWVEEQLENFEPGNILTRDEDVLDTWFSSGLWPFSTLGWPEQTPELARYYPTSVLVTGFDIIFFWVARMMMDALYVMKDEDGTPVEPFHTVYVHALVRDKNGQKMSKSKGNVINPLDLIDEYGADALRFTLAIMAAQGRDVKLDESRIAGYRNFGTKLWNATRFAEMNGMKLDPDFRPSGATQTINRWILTELSKAAEDVTRAIESYRFNEAADALYRFVWHELCDWYLELLKPVFMGDDEKAKAEAQACVAYVLAETCKLLHPFMPFMTEELWSQIGCEGLCCHADWHVPAFRDDKAADEINWLVELVTGIRSARAEMNVPPSAKAPLVFVGANAETRERSARHYPAIEKLARVDSLDFEKLAPKGSAQVILGEATACIPLGNLIDVAAETARLEKAIGKVDKDIERSQKKLENEKFIANADPEVVETERERFEELKHQRQQLAVALTRVAEAG, encoded by the coding sequence ATGCTCGACAAGACCTATGATGCCCGAAGCGTTGAACCCAAAATCGCTGAGCGCTGGGAAAAGGCCGATGCCTTCCGCGCTGGCGCAAATGCGCGGCCGGGAGCGGAGTCTTTCAGCATCGTGATCCCGCCGCCAAACGTGACCGGCTCGCTGCACATGGGCCACGCGCTCAACAACACGCTCCAGGACATCATGATCCGCTTCGAGCGCATGCGCGGCAAGGACACGCTTTGGCAGCCCGGCATGGACCATGCCGGTATCGCCACCCAGATGGTCGTCGAGCGTCAGCTGATGGAGCGCCAGCTTCCGGGGCGCCGCGAGATGGGCCGTGAGGCCTTCATCGACAAGGTCTGGGAATGGAAGGAAGAGTCCGGCGGACAGATCCTCAATCAGCTGAAGCGCCTTGGCGCCTCCTGCGACTGGTCGCGCGAGCGCTTCACCATGGACGAGGGCCTTTCCGAGGCCGTCCGCGAGGTCTTCGTTTCGCTCTACAAGCACGGCCTGATCTATCGCGGCAAGCGGCTGGTCAACTGGGACCCGGCGTTTGAGACCGCGATTTCCGATCTCGAAGTCGAAAACCGTGAAGTCGACGGCCATATGTGGCATTTCAAATATCCGCTGGCCGGCGGCGAGACCTACACCTATGTCGAGAAGGACGAGGACGGCAACGTCATCCTCGAAGAGGAGCGCAACTACATCTCGATCGCGACCACCCGTCCGGAGACCATGCTGGGCGATGGCGCCGTCGCCGTCCACCCGACGGATGAGCGTTACGCGCCGATCGTCGGCAAGTTCTGTGAAATCCCGGTCGGCCCCAAGGAACACCGTCGCCTGATCCCGATCATCACCGATGAGTATCCGGACAAGGACTTCGGCTCCGGTGCGGTCAAGATCACCGGCGCGCATGATTTCAACGACTATCAGGTCGCCCGCCGCAACCATATCCCGCTCTATCGTCTGATGGACACCAAGGCGGCGATGCGCGAAGACGGCGAGCCCTATGCCTTCTGCGCCGAACAGGCGATGAAGATCGCGAAGTCCGGTGAGCTGCCGAGCGAGGCGGAGGTCGACGACATCAACCTTGTTCCCGACGAGTATCGCGGTCTCGACCGTATGGCCGCCCGCAAGCGGATCATCGAAGCGATCAACGCCGAAGGCCTCGCCGTCACGGTGAAGGACGGGGAGGGCAACGACGTCCCCTTCGTCGAGAACAAGAAGATCATGCAGCCCTTCGGCGACCGCTCCAATGTCGTCATCGAGCCAATGCTGACCGACCAGTGGTTTGCCGACGCCAAGACGCTTGCCGAGCCGGCCATCGCCTCGGTCAAGGAAGGCCGCACCAAGTTCGTGCCGAAGAACTGGGAAAAGACCTATTTCGACTGGATGGAAAACATCGAGCCGTGGTGCATTTCACGCCAGCTCTGGTGGGGCCATCAGATTCCGGCCTGGTATGGCCCGGACGGCCAGGTCTTCGTTGAAAAGACAGAGGAAGAGGCGCTCGACGCCGCTATCCAGCACTACATCTCGCATGAGGGCCCTTGGAAGGCCTGGGTCGAGGAGCAGCTCGAGAACTTCGAACCGGGCAATATCCTGACCCGCGACGAGGATGTTCTCGACACCTGGTTCTCCTCCGGCCTGTGGCCGTTCTCGACGCTCGGCTGGCCGGAACAGACCCCGGAACTCGCGCGCTATTATCCGACGAGCGTTCTCGTCACCGGCTTCGACATCATCTTCTTCTGGGTCGCCCGGATGATGATGGATGCGCTTTATGTGATGAAGGATGAGGACGGAACGCCGGTCGAGCCGTTCCACACTGTCTATGTCCACGCGCTGGTGCGCGACAAGAACGGGCAGAAGATGTCGAAGTCGAAGGGCAACGTCATCAACCCGCTCGACCTGATCGACGAATATGGCGCCGACGCGCTGCGTTTCACGCTTGCGATCATGGCGGCGCAGGGTCGTGACGTGAAGCTCGACGAAAGTCGCATCGCCGGCTACCGCAACTTTGGCACCAAGCTCTGGAATGCGACCCGCTTTGCCGAGATGAACGGCATGAAGCTCGATCCGGATTTCCGTCCGTCGGGTGCGACGCAGACGATCAACCGCTGGATCCTGACAGAGCTTTCGAAGGCCGCCGAGGACGTCACGCGGGCCATCGAAAGCTATCGCTTCAACGAGGCGGCCGATGCGCTCTATCGGTTTGTCTGGCACGAACTCTGCGACTGGTATCTGGAACTCCTGAAGCCGGTCTTCATGGGCGACGACGAGAAGGCGAAGGCGGAAGCCCAGGCCTGCGTTGCCTATGTTCTGGCCGAAACCTGCAAGCTTCTCCATCCCTTCATGCCGTTCATGACCGAGGAGCTCTGGTCGCAGATCGGCTGCGAGGGGCTTTGCTGCCATGCCGACTGGCATGTTCCGGCGTTCCGCGACGACAAGGCGGCGGACGAGATCAACTGGCTGGTCGAGCTCGTGACCGGCATCCGTTCGGCCCGCGCCGAGATGAATGTGCCGCCGTCGGCCAAGGCACCGCTGGTCTTCGTTGGCGCCAATGCCGAAACGCGTGAGCGCAGCGCCCGCCACTATCCAGCGATCGAAAAGCTCGCCCGCGTCGACTCGCTCGATTTCGAGAAGCTTGCGCCCAAGGGCTCGGCTCAGGTGATCCTCGGAGAGGCAACGGCCTGCATCCCGCTCGGCAACCTCATCGACGTCGCAGCCGAAACCGCTCGTCTGGAGAAGGCGATCGGCAAGGTCGACAAGGATATAGAGCGCAGCCAGAAGAAGCTCGAAAACGAGAAGTTCATCGCCAATGCCGATCCGGAAGTGGTCGAGACCGAGCGCGAGCGCTTCGAGGAACTGAAGCACCAGCGCCAGCAACTCGCCGTCGCCTTGACGCGGGTGGCCGAGGCCGGCTGA
- a CDS encoding SDR family oxidoreductase codes for MTSLDRFLLTDRVAIVTGAGRGLGFEIARGFCDAGAHVVITGRNSETLAQACAELKANGGSADYTAFDIADRKASADALKDILATHGGIDILVNNVGARDRRSLDAFTDDEIATFMETDLLAAISLSRDVARSMKASGYGRLIFLTSILGTVALPGDNLYPVAKMGLTGLTRALAVEYGPYGITSNAIAPGMFATETNAHLATDAQMLEFTKMRVPLQRWGRPEEIAGAALFLASEAGSFVNGQTLTVDGGHSIRM; via the coding sequence ATGACCAGTCTCGACCGATTCCTGCTGACCGACCGCGTGGCGATAGTGACCGGCGCGGGTCGAGGGCTTGGGTTCGAGATTGCCAGGGGCTTTTGCGACGCTGGCGCTCATGTGGTGATCACCGGCAGGAACAGCGAAACGCTGGCGCAAGCCTGTGCCGAACTGAAAGCCAATGGCGGCAGCGCCGACTATACGGCCTTCGACATTGCCGACCGGAAAGCCAGTGCTGACGCGCTGAAGGATATTCTCGCGACGCATGGCGGGATCGACATTCTCGTCAATAACGTCGGAGCGCGGGACCGCCGCAGCCTCGACGCCTTTACCGATGATGAAATCGCGACCTTCATGGAGACCGATCTGCTCGCAGCCATTTCTCTTTCGCGCGATGTCGCACGTTCCATGAAGGCCAGCGGCTATGGTCGCCTGATCTTCCTGACCTCTATCCTCGGCACAGTTGCACTGCCCGGTGACAATCTCTACCCCGTCGCCAAAATGGGGCTGACCGGTCTGACGCGGGCTCTTGCCGTCGAGTACGGACCCTATGGCATTACCAGCAACGCCATCGCGCCCGGCATGTTCGCCACAGAGACCAATGCGCACTTGGCAACCGACGCGCAAATGCTGGAGTTCACCAAGATGCGTGTCCCTCTACAGCGCTGGGGCAGACCCGAGGAAATTGCCGGAGCTGCGCTGTTCCTGGCAAGCGAGGCAGGCTCCTTCGTCAACGGCCAGACCCTGACCGTCGACGGTGGTCACTCGATACGGATGTAA
- the rpsI gene encoding 30S ribosomal protein S9, with protein MAELSDLKALGDAATTETVAAPVHERKVDDLGRAYATGKRKDAVARVWVKAGTGKITVNGKDFTEYFGRPVLQMILQQPIVLTARDGQFDIVATVTGGGLSGQAGAVRHGISKALTYYEPALRSVLKKAGFLTRDSRVVERKKYGRAKARRSFQFSKR; from the coding sequence ATGGCTGAGCTTTCCGATCTCAAGGCCCTCGGCGACGCTGCCACCACCGAAACCGTTGCTGCCCCCGTGCATGAGCGCAAGGTCGACGATCTCGGCCGCGCCTACGCCACCGGCAAGCGCAAGGACGCCGTCGCCCGCGTATGGGTGAAGGCTGGCACCGGCAAGATCACCGTCAACGGCAAGGACTTCACCGAGTACTTCGGTCGTCCGGTTCTGCAGATGATCCTGCAGCAGCCGATCGTGCTGACCGCCCGTGACGGCCAGTTCGACATCGTCGCAACGGTTACCGGCGGCGGCCTTTCCGGCCAGGCCGGTGCTGTTCGCCACGGCATCTCCAAGGCGCTGACCTATTATGAACCGGCCCTGCGCTCGGTCCTGAAGAAGGCTGGCTTCCTGACCCGCGACAGCCGCGTTGTGGAACGCAAGAAGTACGGCCGCGCGAAGGCTCGCCGTTCGTTCCAGTTCTCCAAGCGTTAA
- the rplM gene encoding 50S ribosomal protein L13, with product MVTFSQKPAEVEKKWIVIDAEGLVLGRLASLVAMRLRGKHKATYTPHVDDGDNVVVINAEKVAMTGKKYTDKMYYWHTGYPGGIKERTARQIIEGRFPERVIEKAVERMIPRGPLGRRQMKNLRVYAGTNHPHEAQQPEVLDVAKLNKKNVRSA from the coding sequence ATGGTTACCTTCTCCCAGAAGCCCGCAGAGGTGGAAAAGAAGTGGATCGTGATCGACGCCGAAGGTCTCGTCCTCGGCCGTCTCGCCTCCCTCGTTGCCATGCGTCTGCGCGGCAAGCACAAAGCCACCTACACCCCGCATGTTGACGACGGTGACAATGTTGTCGTCATCAATGCCGAAAAAGTTGCCATGACCGGCAAGAAGTACACCGACAAGATGTACTACTGGCACACCGGTTACCCCGGCGGCATCAAGGAGCGCACTGCGCGCCAGATCATCGAGGGCCGTTTCCCGGAACGCGTCATCGAGAAGGCTGTCGAGCGCATGATCCCGCGCGGCCCGCTTGGCCGCCGCCAGATGAAGAACCTGCGCGTCTATGCAGGCACCAACCACCCCCATGAAGCCCAGCAGCCCGAAGTTCTCGACGTTGCCAAGCTCAACAAGAAGAATGTGAGGAGCGCATAA
- a CDS encoding acyltransferase — MNVTIKDDEIARRADRLQFVTWERTQEDIDAPAHRARCARLAREAGAEIDPSAYIADHAAIYTERFRIGSDSYIAAYAIVRGDVEIGENCSVNSYAHLAGKISIGSHVRIASHTSIMGFNHGYEDPDILISRQPHESRGIVIEDDVWIGANVVILDGVTIGRGAVIAAGATVTRDIPPYMIAGGVPAKPIRRRGASRAKPEAGVEASLRALGERAGAEWRDVLAANRRDGDYVSREADGEARASIRHLCDAIEIAGGFGARPEGLDLEPAVACLQAVQDPETGLFPDPAQPPAPDKPQRDDGLALYNVLAVGYALEVLGSRPAHRISAVELDAPALCGWLESLPWQTNAWGAGAAVDAIGTALYFNARYFETDRTRETLLGWLALNADRSTGLWGHATAAEGLLQPVNGFYRLTRGTYAQFGLPVPHAEAAINSVLANVRNYDGFAGATYTACNLLDTIHPLLICQRQTDHRRAEAEAIARAIINRAPERWVEGRGFAFADGQEPGLQGTEMWLSVIHLAAKLLKCDHEFAFVPRGVHRTEAVGLGL, encoded by the coding sequence ATGAATGTGACCATCAAGGACGACGAGATTGCGCGGCGCGCGGACCGATTGCAGTTTGTCACCTGGGAGCGGACCCAGGAGGATATCGATGCGCCGGCGCATCGCGCCCGCTGCGCCCGTCTTGCCCGCGAGGCCGGCGCCGAGATCGATCCCAGCGCCTATATCGCCGACCATGCGGCGATCTATACCGAGCGCTTCCGCATCGGTTCCGACAGCTATATCGCGGCCTATGCGATCGTGCGCGGCGATGTCGAGATCGGGGAGAATTGCAGCGTCAATTCCTATGCGCATCTTGCCGGCAAGATCAGCATCGGCTCGCATGTGCGCATCGCCTCGCATACATCGATCATGGGTTTCAACCACGGCTATGAAGATCCCGATATCCTGATCTCGCGCCAGCCGCACGAGAGCCGGGGCATCGTCATCGAGGATGATGTCTGGATCGGCGCGAATGTCGTCATTCTCGATGGCGTGACGATCGGCCGAGGGGCGGTGATCGCCGCCGGTGCCACCGTCACGCGGGATATCCCGCCCTATATGATTGCCGGCGGCGTTCCGGCAAAGCCGATCCGCAGGCGCGGCGCAAGCCGGGCCAAGCCTGAAGCGGGCGTCGAGGCGAGCCTTAGGGCGCTTGGCGAACGCGCCGGGGCAGAGTGGCGGGACGTGCTCGCCGCAAACCGCCGCGACGGCGACTACGTTTCCCGCGAGGCCGATGGCGAGGCACGTGCCAGCATCCGCCATCTCTGCGATGCGATCGAGATCGCCGGCGGCTTCGGCGCGCGACCCGAAGGGCTTGATCTCGAGCCCGCGGTTGCGTGCCTTCAGGCTGTTCAGGATCCGGAAACCGGGCTGTTTCCCGATCCCGCCCAGCCGCCCGCGCCGGACAAGCCGCAGCGCGATGACGGATTGGCGCTCTATAACGTTCTGGCTGTCGGCTATGCGCTGGAAGTGCTCGGAAGCCGGCCGGCACACCGGATTTCCGCGGTCGAGCTCGATGCGCCGGCACTTTGCGGCTGGCTGGAGAGCCTGCCATGGCAAACCAATGCCTGGGGCGCCGGCGCGGCTGTCGATGCCATCGGCACGGCGCTCTATTTCAACGCGCGCTATTTCGAAACCGACCGGACCCGTGAAACGCTGTTAGGCTGGCTTGCGCTCAACGCCGATCGCTCGACCGGTCTTTGGGGCCATGCGACGGCAGCGGAGGGCCTGCTGCAGCCGGTCAACGGCTTCTATCGGCTCACCCGCGGCACCTATGCCCAGTTCGGCCTGCCCGTGCCCCATGCCGAGGCTGCGATCAATTCGGTGCTGGCGAATGTCCGCAACTATGATGGCTTCGCCGGCGCCACCTACACCGCCTGCAACCTGCTCGATACCATCCACCCGCTGCTGATCTGCCAGCGCCAGACCGATCACCGCCGCGCCGAGGCCGAGGCGATTGCCCGCGCGATCATCAACCGTGCGCCGGAGCGCTGGGTTGAGGGCAGGGGGTTCGCCTTTGCCGATGGCCAGGAGCCCGGTCTGCAGGGAACGG